In Bacillota bacterium, the DNA window CGCTTCCCCGCCTGGCCGGGATCGCGGAGGCTCAGCTCATCTTCAACGTTGTCTTCTTCGTGGTGCTGACCTCGGCGCTCCTGCAGGGCACGTCCATTCCTTATGTGGCGCGCTGGCTCGGGGTGGCGGCCGAGGCCCCGCCCGAGCGCCGCCCGCCGTTGGAGCTGGCCGCGCCCGAGAACGTCCACAGCGACCTCATCGAACTCATCATCCCGCCGGAGTCGCCCGCCGCCGGCCAGCCCATCGCGCAGCTGGGACTGCCGGCGGGCGCGCTGGTTGTCCTCGTGGGCCGGGACAACGCCTACCGCGTGCCCTCCGGCAGCACCACCGTCCACCAGGGCGACATCCTCCTGATCCTGGGCCACAAGGCACAGCTTGACGAGGTCCGGCTGCGGCTCGGTATCCAGGAAGAGGAGCCGGTCTAGCGCTGGCCGGCGGATTTCCGGTTGCTGCTGTGCCCGGGGAAGACCGGCAGGGACGGGTCGATGTAGCGGCAGGCGTTGTTGACCGCCGTGGCGACCTCGCCGAACCCTGTGGCAATCAGCTTCACCTTGCCCGGGTACGTGGCGATGTCGCCCGCCGCGTACACGCCCGCAACTGCCGTCTCCATCTTGAAGCTGTTGACCCGGATGGCCTCGTCCTCGAGCTCCAGGCCCCACTCCCGCATCGGCCCGAGGTCTGCCGAGAACCCGAGGGCGAACACCACGTGCTGCACGTCCAGCACCCGCTCGGCGCCGGTGCGGTTGTCGAACACCACGGCCCGCTCCACGGCCTCGCCGCCCTCGAGGCGCTTCAGTTCGTGGAAGACCAGCACTTCCACGCCGCTTGCGTACAGCTGCTTGACGGACTGCTCGTGTGCCCGGAAGCCGTCCCGCCGGTGGATGAGCGTGACGTGCCGGGCGACCGGCTGCAGCATCAGGGCGAAGTCCACCGCCGAGTCCCCCCCACCCACCACGAGGGCTCGCCTTCCCCGGAACCG includes these proteins:
- a CDS encoding NAD(P)/FAD-dependent oxidoreductase; translation: MALQAAQPVQVDDIALIGGGPVGLFGAFYAGLRGLKTRLFESLPQLGGQLTALYPEKFIYDVPGFPRVQAKVLVAQLVEQAMQFNPQVMLNTPVTGLQQRPDGGIFVLTTARGVFFAKVVIVTAGLGAFSPKKLAAPGVAEFEGKGVHYWLDDLSRFRGRRALVVGGGDSAVDFALMLQPVARHVTLIHRRDGFRAHEQSVKQLYASGVEVLVFHELKRLEGGEAVERAVVFDNRTGAERVLDVQHVVFALGFSADLGPMREWGLELEDEAIRVNSFKMETAVAGVYAAGDIATYPGKVKLIATGFGEVATAVNNACRYIDPSLPVFPGHSSNRKSAGQR